One stretch of Cryomorphaceae bacterium 1068 DNA includes these proteins:
- a CDS encoding DUF2164 domain-containing protein — translation MARVNRKGDKISDEKRQELIDEIVSFFTNERDEKIGVLAAEQILNFFLDKAGADIYNKGVYDAKAAIERQQEELYYDLDDLLDLN, via the coding sequence ATGGCACGAGTCAATCGGAAAGGAGATAAAATCTCTGACGAGAAAAGGCAAGAATTGATCGATGAGATCGTCTCGTTCTTTACTAACGAGCGTGACGAAAAAATCGGAGTCCTAGCCGCCGAACAAATCCTCAATTTCTTTTTGGACAAGGCAGGAGCTGATATATACAACAAAGGTGTTTATGATGCTAAGGCTGCCATAGAGCGTCAACAAGAAGAATTGTATTATGATCTGGATGATCTGCTGGATTTGAACTGA
- a CDS encoding energy transducer TonB translates to MKNIATIILFALALSSNGQSTTKLSGRNEQIDSLYKDGFKGYQRDFRNQIYYPSEIKPEGIVGRIYIEAVIDTVGQISDFKIMRGIDHRLDSIVSEKFKNTEGKWRILVNGQDEKTPYIIQDYIHFELR, encoded by the coding sequence ATGAAAAATATAGCGACAATTATACTCTTTGCGTTGGCTTTATCCTCAAATGGACAATCAACTACTAAACTCTCAGGTAGAAATGAACAAATAGATTCATTATACAAAGACGGCTTTAAAGGTTATCAAAGAGACTTTAGGAATCAGATTTATTACCCTTCAGAAATAAAACCAGAAGGAATTGTCGGACGCATTTATATTGAGGCGGTTATTGACACTGTGGGACAAATTTCAGATTTCAAAATAATGCGTGGAATAGATCACCGCCTTGACAGTATAGTTAGTGAGAAATTCAAAAATACTGAAGGAAAGTGGCGAATCCTCGTGAATGGACAAGATGAGAAAACTCCATACATAATTCAGGATTACATTCATTTTGAGCTTAGATAA
- a CDS encoding BamA/TamA family outer membrane protein: protein MKKAILLLLCSLGLSSISFGQEDRDTSAFIQEFKFIPLPVLAANPAVGFMYGVAPSGSWMMGPTEMTHRSSFVGSVVYTTMNQLLITMKSNVFTKDDKWNLLGDWRYFITSQPTFGLGTGPQTSKLVSQGIEYDDGNFTNGIDEAQMMEFNYFRFHQSALKRIEDTRFFVGVGYHLDIHSKIEDPLLDLDSVPPTITSHYGHSIVEGFNPEEYTASGVSINALYDSRDNAINPYSGRYAFANLRINPEFLGSSQSSSMLWLEYRDYFNLDENRPRHLIGFWAYGNFVTSGSVPYLDLPAVGWDQFGRSGRAYPQGRFRGEDILYSEVEYRFPLQKEKETFGGVVFANGTTASNRNGNIDLFEYVDPGVGLGLRIMLDKNARTNLTLDYAWGAYGAQGFYLNVNETF from the coding sequence ATGAAAAAGGCGATTCTGTTATTGTTATGTTCTCTTGGACTGTCAAGTATTTCGTTTGGCCAAGAAGATCGGGATACCTCGGCGTTTATTCAAGAATTCAAATTTATTCCGCTCCCTGTTTTAGCTGCCAATCCTGCCGTAGGATTTATGTATGGCGTAGCACCTTCGGGTAGCTGGATGATGGGCCCCACAGAAATGACACATCGTTCTTCTTTTGTGGGCTCGGTAGTCTACACGACCATGAATCAGCTGCTCATTACCATGAAATCCAATGTTTTTACCAAAGATGATAAATGGAATCTTTTGGGTGACTGGCGCTATTTCATTACTTCACAACCAACCTTTGGCCTAGGGACGGGGCCTCAGACTTCCAAGCTGGTTTCTCAAGGGATAGAGTACGATGATGGCAATTTTACAAACGGAATTGACGAAGCCCAAATGATGGAGTTCAACTATTTTCGGTTTCATCAGTCGGCGCTGAAGCGAATCGAAGACACACGCTTTTTTGTGGGGGTCGGTTATCATTTGGATATCCACTCCAAGATTGAAGACCCCTTGTTGGATCTGGATTCAGTCCCACCGACCATTACCTCTCACTACGGCCATTCAATAGTTGAAGGATTTAATCCCGAAGAGTACACTGCTTCAGGTGTTTCGATCAATGCGCTCTACGACAGTCGAGACAATGCCATCAATCCATATTCAGGGAGGTATGCCTTCGCAAACTTGCGCATCAATCCTGAGTTTTTAGGGAGCTCCCAATCGTCGTCTATGCTCTGGTTGGAATACCGCGATTATTTTAATCTTGATGAAAACAGACCGCGGCATTTGATTGGTTTCTGGGCTTATGGAAACTTCGTTACCTCAGGTAGTGTTCCTTATCTGGATTTGCCTGCAGTCGGTTGGGATCAATTTGGAAGATCCGGAAGAGCCTATCCACAAGGAAGGTTTAGAGGAGAAGACATCCTCTATTCAGAAGTAGAGTACCGATTCCCTCTGCAAAAAGAAAAAGAGACTTTTGGTGGGGTAGTCTTTGCCAATGGAACCACAGCTTCCAATCGAAATGGGAATATTGACTTGTTCGAGTATGTAGACCCCGGAGTGGGGCTGGGGCTGCGAATCATGTTGGACAAAAACGCACGCACCAATTTAACGCTAGATTATGCCTGGGGCGCCTACGGAGCTCAAGGGTTTTACTTGAACGTAAATGAGACTTTTTAG
- a CDS encoding amidohydrolase, whose product MLQNSSRSILFLFLILVACTDQKPQTLDKNIDEPSTLYHNGDIITMVGDQAEYVEAVVEQEGNIVFVGTLSEAQKNYGIANKVDLNGATMLPAFLDGHGHVYFTGVVSLFANLLPPPDGPGADFNSIVQTMTEFNSSEDGQWASEKFKWIIGNGYDDSQLTEKDHPKSTDLDKISTELPVLIMHQSGHLGSINSKGLELMGWTAAETPNPEEGKLRRNADGTPNGVLEENAFFTVLFAVLNKLDPEVEAKAIKLGQEQYAQNGYLTAQEGRSTPEQVKSLERAAANGDLYIDIVSYPDMRMEGAYDLLSNGGHDDDHSYSNNFRVGGVKLTLDGSPQGKTAWLSKHYHVPPAGEDPDYHGYPIMSDSMANQYVEDAFKNQWQILCHTNGDAAIQQYLNAIEKAQAQYAYPDHRTVIIHGQTIREDQIERAASMGVDASLFPMHTFYWGDWHVESVLGHPRADYISPCRDALNAGLNITSHHDAPVTFPKSMRVLDATVNRTTRSGKVLGPDQKLTPYEGLKTLTDWAAYQYFEEETKGTLEVGKYADFVILERNPIKIDPIEINQITVLKSIRRGEVVFEKGN is encoded by the coding sequence ATGTTACAAAATAGTTCTAGATCCATATTATTTCTGTTTTTGATTCTGGTCGCATGCACCGATCAGAAACCTCAAACTCTGGACAAAAACATCGATGAACCCTCAACCCTTTACCACAATGGAGACATTATCACCATGGTTGGAGATCAGGCGGAATACGTAGAGGCCGTTGTCGAGCAAGAAGGAAACATTGTTTTTGTGGGCACTCTGAGCGAGGCACAAAAGAATTATGGAATAGCTAACAAAGTTGACCTCAATGGTGCCACCATGTTGCCTGCCTTTCTTGATGGACACGGCCATGTCTACTTCACTGGTGTCGTTTCTTTATTTGCCAATTTACTGCCACCTCCCGATGGACCCGGCGCCGACTTCAATAGTATTGTGCAAACAATGACTGAATTTAATAGCAGCGAAGATGGACAATGGGCCTCAGAAAAGTTCAAGTGGATTATCGGCAATGGATACGATGATTCTCAACTTACGGAGAAAGATCACCCTAAGTCAACGGACTTGGATAAGATAAGCACAGAGCTGCCCGTGCTCATCATGCATCAGTCAGGCCATTTGGGTTCGATCAATAGCAAAGGATTGGAATTAATGGGTTGGACAGCTGCTGAAACACCAAATCCTGAAGAAGGGAAACTCCGCAGAAATGCTGATGGTACACCAAACGGAGTGCTCGAAGAAAACGCTTTCTTCACGGTTCTATTTGCGGTATTAAACAAATTGGATCCTGAAGTAGAAGCCAAGGCCATTAAACTCGGCCAAGAGCAATATGCCCAAAACGGCTATTTAACTGCCCAAGAGGGAAGGTCTACTCCCGAGCAGGTAAAGTCTTTGGAGAGAGCTGCTGCCAATGGAGATCTCTATATCGACATTGTATCCTATCCGGATATGAGAATGGAGGGAGCTTACGATCTGCTTTCTAACGGCGGACACGACGATGATCACAGCTATTCAAACAATTTTAGGGTAGGGGGAGTAAAACTCACACTCGATGGTTCTCCTCAAGGAAAAACTGCCTGGCTATCTAAACACTACCACGTGCCTCCCGCAGGCGAAGATCCCGATTACCATGGTTATCCGATTATGAGCGATTCCATGGCAAATCAATATGTGGAAGATGCCTTTAAGAATCAATGGCAAATCCTCTGTCACACGAATGGAGATGCGGCCATACAGCAATACCTGAATGCCATCGAAAAGGCTCAAGCTCAATATGCCTATCCCGATCATAGAACGGTTATCATTCACGGACAAACCATTCGCGAAGATCAAATCGAAAGAGCCGCATCGATGGGCGTGGACGCCTCACTCTTTCCCATGCATACCTTCTACTGGGGCGATTGGCATGTGGAGTCAGTACTCGGTCACCCTCGGGCCGATTATATTTCTCCCTGTCGCGATGCCTTAAACGCGGGCTTAAACATCACTTCTCATCACGATGCTCCCGTTACCTTTCCGAAATCGATGCGGGTTCTGGACGCTACAGTCAATCGCACAACCCGCAGCGGAAAAGTGCTGGGCCCCGATCAAAAACTGACTCCTTACGAGGGTTTGAAGACACTTACCGATTGGGCGGCTTACCAATATTTCGAGGAAGAAACCAAAGGGACTCTTGAGGTTGGGAAATATGCCGATTTTGTGATTCTGGAAAGAAACCCGATAAAAATTGATCCGATAGAAATCAATCAGATCACGGTATTAAAGTCCATACGCAGGGGAGAGGTGGTCTTCGAGAAAGGTAATTGA
- a CDS encoding Dyp-type peroxidase, with the protein MLQEGIYYQKGTTPGKHLSLIFLRLNKDKSTENIRQDIEGLWKICHELKKGRIKDLPGVDLPIESLSILIGYGKNIFSIDGLNKTIPSDLNQFGSFRKPKANGGGKLLIGSGLSYSNKVYKNVATEDIVLQFIGDTELSVSRPVVEIWKFISDTDNDIELSKFYKGFQREDHRSWIDFHDGISNMKSGDERFDAISIKPSTGLDNWTELGTYLTFIRLSVNLKEWRYLSLKEQEIAVGRMKLTGCPVEKIKDSVAFPSLGCPFTGTNSITDKINGKYVNKSFFEPPVTVDLETRLSHVQRANQHRSPSSSRDSLRVFRQGYEFLEHIDEYPGFSAGLNFISFQDTPERIQRMLTQPTWLGNTNFGGKEDDENPKLDSLLEVLASGIYFVPPVNENESFPGEIIFKQIETAHNNV; encoded by the coding sequence ATGTTACAGGAAGGAATATATTATCAAAAAGGGACAACACCAGGTAAACATCTGTCCCTAATATTTCTCCGTTTAAACAAGGATAAAAGTACAGAAAATATTCGTCAAGATATAGAAGGACTTTGGAAGATTTGCCATGAATTAAAAAAAGGTCGAATTAAGGACTTACCTGGCGTAGACTTACCAATAGAAAGCCTATCCATTTTAATCGGCTATGGTAAAAATATTTTCTCAATAGATGGTTTGAACAAAACTATCCCTTCTGATTTGAACCAATTTGGAAGTTTTCGCAAACCAAAAGCAAATGGAGGTGGTAAATTATTGATAGGGTCAGGTCTATCATATTCTAATAAAGTATACAAAAATGTTGCAACGGAAGACATTGTCTTGCAATTTATAGGTGATACAGAGTTGTCTGTCAGCAGACCTGTAGTAGAAATTTGGAAGTTTATTTCTGATACAGATAATGATATTGAATTATCTAAATTCTATAAAGGGTTTCAAAGAGAAGACCATCGTAGTTGGATTGATTTTCATGATGGAATCTCTAATATGAAAAGTGGAGATGAAAGATTCGATGCTATTTCAATTAAACCTTCTACTGGCCTGGACAATTGGACAGAGCTTGGAACTTATTTAACTTTTATAAGGCTATCAGTAAATTTAAAGGAATGGAGATACCTGTCATTAAAAGAACAAGAAATTGCAGTTGGAAGGATGAAACTTACAGGTTGTCCAGTAGAGAAAATTAAAGATAGTGTAGCGTTCCCAAGCTTAGGGTGTCCGTTCACTGGTACAAATTCAATAACTGATAAAATTAATGGTAAGTATGTTAACAAATCCTTTTTTGAGCCACCTGTAACCGTTGATTTAGAAACAAGGTTAAGCCATGTACAAAGAGCTAATCAGCATCGTTCACCTTCATCCAGTCGCGACTCTCTCAGAGTATTCAGACAGGGGTATGAGTTTTTAGAACATATTGATGAATATCCTGGGTTTTCGGCTGGATTGAATTTCATTTCATTTCAAGATACCCCTGAAAGAATCCAACGAATGTTGACCCAACCCACTTGGCTTGGCAATACAAATTTTGGAGGAAAAGAAGATGACGAAAACCCCAAATTAGATTCGCTTTTAGAAGTGTTAGCTTCAGGTATATATTTTGTTCCTCCTGTTAATGAAAATGAATCATTTCCTGGAGAAATAATTTTTAAACAAATTGAAACTGCACACAACAATGTATAA
- a CDS encoding outer membrane beta-barrel family protein yields the protein MRLIRVLLLLSALFSGLGLYAQDLTVQGTVVDGDNNEPIPFATVALLQSPSNEILSGTTTDVEGKFELKAASSNVKIQITFIGYEDRIIDAPAVAGGKLDFGMITIESSATGLDEVEIVAEKSQMEFKLDKRVFNVGQDISSTGMGAMELLDNVPSVNVDIEGQVSLRGNSGVQILINGKPSVLADPEGNALGSITADMIEQVEVITNPGAKYEAEGTAGIINIILKKDEKKGLNGSISANTGIPDNHSLGGSMNLRTENFNFFTQFGAGYRSLPRFRESENLDLTTGNLLKSDGTEYRNEAFYNITLGTDYYLSERDVITLSGSFAFEDEDQPSETEFSFFGENGLLESKWLREETTEADNPKYQYDFNYKREFADSEDHTLQFSSLGNFFGKESFSSFENTSLLDAEVEPNQKTQTDFFERRFLFKLDYAKPIKERWSLEAGTLYEIKNVGNDFAVFNEVDGEFIPDSSFTNNFEYNQKVLGVYGTLGYEANGWGVKGGLRVENTDLQTFLTNTDERNVQNFTDLFPSLHASYKWSEKFSLQTGYSRRIYRPRLWDLNPFFNIRNNFNIRQGNPELLPEYSDSYEITGILLLGTVSFNSSIYYLYTTEKIERVTFSEDNRNITKPLNIGTQDKVGLELNGKYSAVDWLTLNWDFNWGYFNRDGEFEGQSFDFADDQWTTEVTAKFKFTNDIDFEVTGNYQSGFETIQGSQSGFAFANMGLRKKFLNGKIVANFAIRDIFSSRIRETFTRQADFTAYDFSQRGTFYTLGISYGFGKGEAMTYSGRRR from the coding sequence ATGCGTTTAATAAGAGTTCTTCTTCTTTTATCAGCCCTTTTTTCGGGCTTGGGTCTTTATGCCCAGGATCTTACTGTGCAAGGTACGGTAGTAGATGGGGACAACAATGAGCCCATTCCTTTTGCCACTGTGGCATTGCTGCAATCGCCATCCAATGAAATCTTATCCGGAACGACTACCGATGTAGAGGGTAAGTTTGAATTGAAAGCGGCCTCATCCAATGTCAAAATCCAAATCACCTTTATTGGGTATGAGGATAGAATAATTGATGCTCCTGCTGTAGCAGGCGGAAAATTGGACTTCGGAATGATCACCATTGAATCATCGGCCACAGGCCTAGATGAAGTAGAGATTGTAGCCGAAAAGTCCCAGATGGAATTCAAACTTGACAAGCGCGTATTCAACGTGGGCCAAGACATTAGTTCTACAGGGATGGGTGCAATGGAATTGCTTGATAATGTTCCATCAGTGAATGTAGACATTGAAGGGCAGGTGAGCTTAAGGGGGAACTCGGGTGTTCAAATTCTGATAAATGGAAAGCCTTCGGTTCTTGCCGATCCCGAAGGAAATGCACTGGGATCCATCACTGCCGATATGATTGAGCAGGTGGAGGTCATTACCAATCCCGGGGCTAAGTACGAGGCTGAGGGAACAGCGGGTATCATCAACATTATTTTGAAGAAAGACGAGAAGAAAGGGCTAAATGGCTCCATCTCGGCCAATACCGGTATTCCCGATAACCACAGCCTTGGCGGAAGTATGAATCTCAGAACTGAGAATTTCAACTTCTTCACTCAGTTTGGTGCGGGCTATCGTTCATTACCGCGTTTCCGCGAAAGCGAGAACCTTGATCTTACTACAGGAAATCTTCTAAAATCCGATGGAACGGAATACCGCAACGAGGCGTTCTACAATATTACCCTAGGGACCGATTACTATCTGTCTGAGCGCGATGTCATTACCCTTTCGGGAAGTTTTGCCTTTGAGGATGAAGACCAGCCCAGCGAAACGGAATTCTCCTTTTTTGGCGAAAACGGCCTGCTTGAGTCCAAATGGTTGAGGGAAGAAACCACCGAAGCCGACAATCCGAAATACCAATACGATTTCAACTACAAGAGAGAATTTGCCGATTCGGAAGACCATACCCTGCAGTTTAGTTCTTTGGGAAACTTTTTTGGGAAGGAGAGTTTCTCCTCTTTTGAGAATACTTCTCTGCTGGATGCAGAGGTAGAACCGAATCAAAAGACACAGACCGACTTCTTCGAGCGACGGTTTCTTTTCAAGCTTGACTATGCCAAGCCCATCAAAGAACGTTGGAGCTTGGAAGCGGGAACGCTTTATGAAATTAAAAACGTAGGAAACGACTTTGCCGTGTTCAATGAGGTCGATGGCGAGTTTATTCCTGATTCCAGCTTTACCAATAATTTTGAATACAATCAGAAAGTATTGGGAGTCTATGGAACTCTGGGCTACGAAGCCAATGGTTGGGGCGTAAAAGGGGGACTTCGCGTGGAAAATACGGATTTGCAAACATTCCTCACCAATACCGATGAGCGCAATGTGCAAAACTTCACCGATTTATTTCCGTCCTTGCACGCCTCGTATAAGTGGAGCGAAAAGTTCTCGTTGCAAACGGGGTATTCGCGCAGAATCTACCGACCGAGACTTTGGGACTTGAATCCCTTCTTCAATATTCGAAACAACTTCAATATTCGTCAGGGAAATCCTGAGCTCTTGCCGGAGTATTCGGATTCGTATGAAATCACAGGAATTTTGCTTTTGGGTACGGTGTCTTTCAATTCTAGTATTTACTACCTGTACACCACCGAGAAGATCGAACGGGTGACTTTTTCGGAAGACAACCGAAACATCACCAAGCCGCTTAACATTGGCACGCAAGACAAAGTAGGGTTGGAGCTAAACGGAAAGTACAGTGCAGTAGATTGGCTCACTTTGAACTGGGATTTCAACTGGGGATACTTCAATCGAGATGGTGAATTTGAAGGGCAGAGCTTCGACTTTGCCGACGATCAGTGGACAACGGAGGTGACGGCCAAGTTCAAATTCACCAATGATATCGACTTTGAGGTAACGGGAAATTACCAATCAGGATTTGAAACCATCCAGGGATCCCAATCGGGATTTGCTTTTGCCAATATGGGCTTGCGCAAGAAATTCCTCAATGGAAAGATCGTAGCTAATTTTGCGATCCGAGACATTTTTTCCTCACGTATTCGCGAAACTTTTACGCGCCAAGCCGACTTTACCGCATACGACTTTTCGCAGCGCGGCACTTTCTACACCTTGGGCATCAGCTATGGTTTCGGAAAAGGAGAGGCGATGACCTACTCGGGCAGAAGGCGATAA
- a CDS encoding tetratricopeptide repeat protein, whose protein sequence is MRTSVLVLLLICFGSTLDAQTNLDSLYSVWQDKNQAEPDRLHAFHEYIRNKYLNSDPDSAFYLAGLQYEFAHSADLQMQKGEALLLQARALNLKGEYTQASEYFDRSMELFTEIGAKDQLAKSFIDKASLYIDLGKYDSAYAYFDMSIATYQELNDSSGVATVLLRKAYTAEISARYTEAMEYAFEALRISEKLKDSVGIADAYVKLSAILYQQKNYEGSIEYGMKALEFLKQTNDRESVADAYLEIGYSYLILGDLDTALTYMNRTLDIRTAIGSSPLSIGSAINGRGNVYKHMGDYDNALADYMRCLEISKAQGSELGIMAPTANIGHVYILMEEYEKSLPYLFTAVEMMEASDNRLNIVENYMHISKAYEELGQFEKSLKWYRKYNTTKDSIFTTQKDHTLSELRTQYETEKKEEQIASLEKKAELEMQAHQRDRLIKILLVVLAVLLVAFAFGLWNRLAFMRNSRGIIQKERDRSETLLLNILPKEVAEELKEKGEAEAQLIDHATVLFSDFKGFTAISEKLSPKELVRDLNDCFSAFDAIMDKYGIEKIKTIGDSYMAAGGLPLPDALHAENVVRAAFEMRDFIRAGKAKKIEAKQPYFEIRIGIHTGPVVAGIVGVKKFQYDIWGDTVNTASRMESSGEVGKVNISQSTYEILKNDSRFEFESRGKIKVKGKGEIDMYFVSKV, encoded by the coding sequence ATGAGAACATCAGTACTCGTACTTCTCCTTATTTGCTTCGGATCGACGCTGGATGCCCAAACCAATCTTGATTCGCTCTACTCTGTTTGGCAGGATAAGAACCAAGCTGAGCCTGATCGGCTCCATGCCTTTCATGAATATATCCGAAACAAATACCTCAACTCAGATCCCGATTCGGCATTTTATTTAGCGGGTCTTCAATATGAGTTTGCCCACAGCGCAGATCTTCAAATGCAAAAAGGTGAGGCATTGCTTCTACAAGCACGTGCGCTCAACCTCAAGGGCGAGTACACCCAAGCTTCTGAATATTTCGATAGAAGCATGGAGCTGTTTACAGAAATCGGAGCAAAAGATCAGTTGGCAAAAAGCTTTATTGATAAGGCAAGTCTCTATATCGACTTAGGGAAGTATGATTCTGCATACGCTTATTTCGATATGTCTATAGCAACGTATCAAGAGCTGAATGATAGTTCGGGCGTGGCAACTGTCTTGCTCCGAAAAGCCTATACCGCTGAAATTTCGGCACGGTATACTGAGGCCATGGAATATGCCTTTGAAGCGTTGAGAATATCAGAAAAGCTCAAAGACTCGGTAGGAATTGCCGATGCTTATGTAAAGCTGTCCGCCATTCTGTACCAACAAAAGAACTATGAAGGCTCCATAGAATATGGGATGAAGGCCTTGGAGTTTTTAAAACAAACCAACGATCGGGAAAGTGTGGCTGATGCTTACCTCGAGATCGGATATAGCTATTTGATACTGGGCGATCTCGACACCGCACTGACGTATATGAATCGCACCCTAGATATCCGAACGGCCATCGGAAGTTCGCCATTAAGCATCGGCAGTGCCATAAATGGCAGAGGCAATGTGTACAAGCACATGGGAGACTACGACAATGCGCTGGCAGATTACATGAGATGTCTGGAGATATCGAAAGCACAGGGCTCCGAACTCGGCATTATGGCACCGACCGCAAACATTGGCCATGTGTATATTTTGATGGAAGAATACGAAAAGTCATTGCCCTATCTATTCACGGCCGTAGAGATGATGGAAGCCTCGGACAACAGGTTGAACATCGTTGAGAACTACATGCACATATCCAAGGCCTACGAGGAATTGGGGCAGTTTGAGAAATCACTGAAGTGGTACCGCAAGTACAATACTACCAAGGATAGCATATTTACGACACAGAAGGATCACACACTCTCAGAACTCAGAACCCAATACGAGACCGAGAAGAAAGAAGAGCAAATCGCCAGCTTGGAGAAAAAGGCTGAACTCGAGATGCAGGCTCATCAGAGAGATCGGCTTATTAAAATTCTCTTGGTTGTGCTGGCGGTGCTGCTGGTAGCCTTTGCTTTTGGACTGTGGAATCGACTGGCGTTCATGCGAAATTCTCGTGGTATCATCCAAAAAGAGCGTGATCGAAGTGAAACCTTGCTTCTCAACATCCTCCCGAAGGAAGTGGCTGAGGAGCTCAAAGAAAAAGGGGAAGCCGAAGCACAGTTGATTGACCACGCGACGGTGCTGTTCAGCGACTTCAAGGGCTTTACGGCCATAAGCGAAAAGCTCAGCCCGAAAGAATTGGTGAGAGATCTTAATGATTGTTTTTCGGCTTTTGATGCGATCATGGACAAGTATGGCATCGAGAAGATTAAAACCATCGGAGACTCATACATGGCTGCGGGAGGCTTGCCATTGCCCGATGCACTCCACGCCGAAAACGTGGTGCGAGCAGCCTTTGAAATGCGCGACTTCATAAGGGCAGGAAAGGCAAAGAAGATCGAAGCCAAACAACCGTACTTTGAAATCAGAATAGGTATTCATACAGGACCTGTGGTAGCTGGGATCGTAGGCGTTAAGAAATTCCAGTACGATATATGGGGAGATACCGTGAATACTGCCAGCCGAATGGAAAGCTCGGGCGAAGTGGGTAAAGTAAACATCAGCCAGTCAACCTATGAAATACTGAAGAATGACTCCCGATTTGAGTTTGAAAGTCGTGGTAAAATTAAGGTGAAAGGAAAGGGAGAAATCGATATGTACTTTGTCTCGAAAGTTTAA
- a CDS encoding nucleotide-binding protein translates to MTIEELKKLLSEKGYAINTEKEIPYGRQLKLTNGATVTCFDKGKIQVQGKAAIKSEIESVIGLSNPKAEVKITAEPQGKKSNEVFVVYGHDKEARDQLEAMLRRWGLEPLILDQLPSEGQTIIEKLENYTERGEFGIVLATPDDEGFRKEHPDEKAFRARQNVVLEMGMLLSKLGRDRVAILLKSQTEMERPSDIQGLIYISFKDNVAEAGLTLAKEMATKGYKIDIQKI, encoded by the coding sequence ATGACAATAGAAGAATTAAAAAAGCTCCTTTCTGAAAAAGGTTACGCTATAAACACAGAGAAAGAAATTCCATACGGGCGACAATTAAAATTGACCAACGGTGCGACCGTGACTTGTTTTGATAAAGGTAAAATTCAAGTTCAAGGTAAGGCGGCAATAAAATCGGAAATTGAATCCGTAATAGGACTATCAAATCCAAAAGCAGAAGTTAAGATTACCGCTGAACCACAAGGAAAAAAATCCAATGAGGTATTTGTAGTCTACGGACACGATAAAGAAGCGAGAGACCAATTAGAAGCAATGTTGAGACGTTGGGGACTTGAGCCGCTAATTCTTGACCAACTACCTTCAGAAGGACAGACTATAATTGAAAAGTTAGAAAACTACACAGAACGCGGTGAATTCGGAATAGTATTAGCAACACCAGATGATGAAGGTTTTAGAAAAGAACATCCTGACGAAAAAGCTTTCAGAGCGAGACAAAATGTAGTACTCGAAATGGGAATGCTCTTATCAAAATTAGGTAGGGACAGAGTTGCTATTCTCTTGAAAAGTCAAACCGAAATGGAAAGACCATCTGACATACAAGGATTGATTTACATTTCTTTTAAAGATAATGTTGCGGAAGCAGGACTTACTTTGGCTAAAGAAATGGCGACCAAAGGATATAAAATTGACATACAGAAAATTTAA